One genomic segment of uncultured Desulfobacter sp. includes these proteins:
- a CDS encoding sulfite exporter TauE/SafE family protein, giving the protein MKLKFKWFVLFLTAAALILPMMAATPVMADPLADAIAAVPQGTGPGQIDPSAPTGIFGIPGAPAPGLLLCFCWAVWVGWIFSTIGAFGGVMAGVGHISIYGMGPYAKTFKDTSPTVNKMLTDSIRVSNQWLVGLSALVSSVTYGRQKRLVTSLGAFMGAGALFATFLVVFTTAGKVRFSQYQGWFGLCVFLIFAFMVYEMSPKGQASKKTAKAAAKAFEDTVKNKGSIKGQGVKTLSWSLAKTEISFFGQKFSFSPIWAFVGGFCISAMASFIGVGGGFLYVPFLTSVVGLPMFVVAGTSSLAVLIGMIFSIFNFMVLKGVMVYWPMIGLELVGVFVGSMIGPRTGKYIPEKALKWLFLILAFYIGIRYTLRGFFGIAMP; this is encoded by the coding sequence ATGAAATTGAAGTTTAAGTGGTTTGTATTATTTTTGACGGCAGCAGCACTGATACTGCCGATGATGGCTGCTACGCCTGTTATGGCTGACCCGCTTGCCGATGCCATTGCCGCTGTGCCCCAGGGCACGGGACCGGGCCAGATTGATCCGTCTGCTCCGACAGGCATTTTCGGCATTCCGGGAGCACCGGCGCCGGGTTTGTTGCTCTGTTTTTGTTGGGCCGTATGGGTGGGCTGGATTTTCTCAACCATAGGCGCGTTCGGTGGGGTTATGGCCGGCGTGGGTCATATTTCCATTTACGGAATGGGGCCTTATGCCAAAACATTTAAGGATACCTCTCCCACCGTCAACAAGATGCTCACTGACAGCATCCGCGTTTCCAACCAGTGGTTGGTAGGGCTTTCCGCCCTTGTCTCCAGTGTCACCTATGGCAGGCAAAAACGCCTGGTAACCTCCCTGGGCGCCTTCATGGGTGCTGGTGCGCTTTTTGCCACGTTTCTGGTGGTATTCACCACCGCTGGAAAGGTAAGATTTTCACAGTACCAGGGCTGGTTCGGCCTATGTGTATTCCTGATTTTTGCATTCATGGTCTACGAAATGTCCCCCAAGGGCCAGGCCTCAAAGAAAACAGCCAAGGCTGCAGCCAAAGCATTTGAAGATACGGTCAAAAATAAGGGTTCCATTAAAGGGCAGGGGGTAAAAACTCTGAGTTGGAGTCTTGCCAAAACAGAAATTTCTTTTTTTGGCCAAAAATTTTCATTCAGCCCCATCTGGGCCTTTGTGGGTGGCTTTTGTATCTCTGCGATGGCCTCCTTCATCGGTGTAGGCGGCGGCTTTCTTTACGTGCCTTTTTTGACCAGTGTTGTGGGGCTTCCCATGTTCGTAGTTGCCGGTACGTCATCTCTGGCGGTTCTCATCGGGATGATTTTTTCCATCTTCAATTTCATGGTGCTCAAAGGAGTCATGGTTTACTGGCCCATGATCGGCCTTGAACTTGTGGGTGTATTTGTTGGCTCCATGATCGGCCCCAGAACCGGAAAATACATTCCTGAAAAGGCATTGAAATGGCTTTTCCTGATATTGGCGTTCTACATCGGCATTCGATATACGTTGAGAGGTTTTTTCGGTATTGCAATGCCTTAG